A single genomic interval of Flavobacteriales bacterium harbors:
- a CDS encoding NAD(P)H-dependent glycerol-3-phosphate dehydrogenase — translation MSTAQRIAVIGAGSWGTALVKLLSANADRVGWWVRRPETIAHIAKYGHNPDYISAAQFEVDRLAMDSDIHAVVRDAGVLVLAVPSAFLKATLDQLDPAELKGKTLFSAVKGIVPETNQIVGEYLFRHWGVAEHDFGVICGPCHAEEVAMERLSYLTIACPDPERAKAMGAALNGRYMKTTLSDDIYGTEYAAILKNVIAVCAGISVGLGYGDNFRAVLVSRAIQEIERFVAAVHPIARDINEPAYLGDLLVTAYSTFSRNREFGTMVGKGYSVRAAQLEMNMVAEGYYAVKCVHEINQRVKVDMPITEATYRMLYEKMAPLMEMRLLSDRLA, via the coding sequence ATGAGCACCGCGCAACGCATCGCCGTCATCGGCGCCGGCAGCTGGGGCACCGCCCTGGTGAAGCTGCTCTCGGCCAACGCCGACCGCGTGGGCTGGTGGGTGCGCCGCCCGGAGACCATCGCGCACATCGCCAAATACGGCCACAACCCCGACTACATCAGCGCCGCCCAGTTCGAGGTGGACCGCCTGGCCATGGACAGCGACATCCATGCGGTGGTGCGCGATGCCGGGGTGCTCGTGCTCGCGGTGCCCAGCGCCTTCCTGAAGGCCACCCTCGATCAACTGGACCCCGCCGAGCTCAAGGGGAAGACCCTCTTCAGCGCGGTGAAGGGCATCGTGCCGGAGACCAACCAGATCGTGGGCGAATACCTGTTCCGGCACTGGGGCGTGGCCGAGCACGACTTCGGCGTCATCTGCGGTCCGTGCCACGCCGAGGAGGTGGCCATGGAACGCCTCAGCTACCTCACCATCGCCTGTCCGGACCCGGAGCGGGCGAAGGCCATGGGCGCCGCCCTCAACGGGCGCTACATGAAGACCACGCTCAGCGACGACATCTACGGCACCGAGTACGCGGCCATCCTCAAGAACGTGATCGCCGTGTGCGCCGGCATCAGCGTGGGCCTGGGCTACGGCGACAACTTCCGCGCGGTGCTCGTGAGCCGCGCCATCCAGGAGATCGAGCGCTTCGTGGCCGCCGTGCACCCCATCGCCCGCGACATCAACGAGCCCGCCTACCTGGGCGACCTGCTGGTGACGGCCTACAGCACCTTCAGCCGCAACCGCGAGTTCGGCACCATGGTGGGCAAGGGCTACAGCGTGCGCGCCGCCCAGCTCGAGATGAACATGGTGGCCGAGGGCTACTACGCCGTCAAGTGCGTGCACGAGATCAACCAGCGCGTGAAGGTGGACATGCCCATCACCGAGGCCACCTACCGCATGCTGTACGAGAAGATGGCGCCGCTGATGGAGATGCGGCTGCTGAGCGACCGGCTCGCGTAA
- a CDS encoding M28 family peptidase yields MRLAIAATLLLTAPALHAQLLSDQEARDQMKYDVQYLASDLLEGREAGTKGERLAGDYIAQKMASIGLMPYGDSATYRQAFTFAAQPVLGDKQVFQLGRERLAINEQYHPLSFSGSGAVLSTVVRCGYGIHAPELERNDFADLDLTGKCAAIAVGSPDGIHPHSKFLAYHDLELRAAKAVELGASCVLFYNDDKAVEDPSAALRAKARPLPVPVVFLKGDRHTELVRDGNPVSLTVTIERPTSTGHNVLGMLDNGKPTVVVIGAHYDHLGFGDEGSLHRGEPAIHNGADDNASGVAVMLQLARDLAELDEARANDYLFIAFSGEEKGLFGSNYWTKHPTVPLAELNYMINLDMVGRLEADSSIGINGVGTSPAWDEVDRVQAGALKMKTTTSGIGPSDHTSFYLQGIPAIHFFTGTHGDYHKPGDDEAKINYDGMLRVTRYIESLITTLNDDGRLAFTKTQDADSASTPRFKVTLGVVPDYMYDGKGMRIDGVSEGKPAAAAGLKAGDVVVRMGAVEVADMMGYMKALGQFKKGDTAPVAVLREGQEVVVDVTF; encoded by the coding sequence ATGCGCCTCGCGATCGCCGCCACGCTCCTCCTCACCGCTCCCGCGCTGCACGCCCAGCTGCTCAGCGACCAGGAGGCGCGCGACCAGATGAAGTACGACGTCCAGTACCTGGCGAGCGACCTGCTGGAAGGGCGTGAGGCCGGCACCAAGGGCGAACGCCTGGCCGGCGACTACATCGCGCAGAAGATGGCCTCCATCGGCCTGATGCCCTACGGCGACAGCGCCACCTACCGCCAGGCCTTCACCTTCGCCGCACAGCCCGTGCTCGGCGACAAGCAGGTGTTCCAGCTGGGCCGCGAACGGCTCGCGATCAACGAGCAGTATCACCCGCTGTCCTTCTCGGGCAGCGGCGCCGTGCTGTCCACCGTGGTGCGCTGCGGCTACGGCATCCACGCGCCCGAACTGGAGCGCAACGATTTCGCCGACCTCGACCTCACGGGCAAGTGCGCCGCCATCGCCGTGGGTTCGCCCGATGGCATCCATCCGCACTCGAAGTTCCTGGCCTACCACGACCTGGAGCTCCGCGCCGCCAAGGCCGTGGAACTGGGCGCCAGCTGCGTGCTCTTCTACAACGACGACAAGGCCGTGGAGGACCCTTCGGCCGCGCTGCGCGCCAAGGCCCGGCCGCTGCCCGTGCCGGTCGTGTTCCTGAAGGGCGACCGCCACACCGAGCTGGTGCGCGACGGCAACCCGGTCTCGCTCACCGTCACCATCGAGCGCCCCACCAGCACCGGGCACAACGTGCTGGGGATGCTCGACAACGGCAAACCCACCGTGGTGGTGATCGGGGCGCACTACGACCACCTGGGCTTCGGTGACGAGGGCAGCCTGCACCGCGGCGAGCCCGCCATCCACAACGGCGCAGACGACAACGCCAGCGGCGTGGCCGTGATGCTGCAGCTGGCCCGCGACCTCGCCGAGCTGGACGAGGCGCGCGCCAACGACTACCTCTTCATCGCCTTCAGCGGCGAGGAGAAGGGCCTGTTCGGATCCAACTACTGGACCAAGCACCCCACCGTGCCCCTGGCCGAGCTCAACTACATGATCAACCTGGACATGGTGGGCCGGTTGGAGGCCGACAGCAGCATCGGCATCAACGGCGTGGGCACCTCGCCCGCCTGGGATGAGGTGGACCGCGTGCAGGCCGGCGCGCTCAAGATGAAGACCACCACGAGCGGCATCGGCCCCAGCGACCACACCAGCTTCTACCTGCAGGGCATCCCCGCCATCCACTTCTTCACCGGCACGCACGGTGACTACCACAAGCCCGGCGACGATGAGGCGAAGATCAACTACGACGGCATGCTGCGCGTCACCCGCTACATCGAAAGCCTCATCACCACGCTGAACGATGACGGCCGGCTGGCCTTCACCAAGACCCAGGACGCCGACAGCGCCAGCACACCGCGCTTCAAGGTGACGCTGGGCGTGGTGCCGGACTACATGTACGACGGCAAGGGCATGCGCATCGATGGTGTGAGCGAGGGCAAGCCCGCCGCCGCCGCCGGGCTGAAGGCCGGTGACGTGGTGGTGCGCATGGGCGCCGTGGAGGTCGCCGACATGATGGGCTACATGAAGGCCCTGGGCCAGTTCAAGAAGGGCGACACCGCGCCGGTGGCCGTGCTGCGCGAGGGGCAGGAGGTGGTGGTGGACGTGACCTTCTGA
- a CDS encoding peptidylprolyl isomerase, with translation MRLPILPLLLAALMGGCAETTPEDRTVPTPGGRWTDARLQAVLEAQDHRRTADLCALLQDSVAGVREAAALALASVQDSAARPCLLAALRDADATVRGAVGLALSGVADSMALAALLAVAEQEQDSMVRAGLFGVGFAAELRLRKHDPDWYISYLESDHRSIRRRAAQTLSRLPREVLAPTAASVLHAVQVERDPAVRQFLVASLKHHATRGVTDTLRRLAEHDSMPQIRIAAVRALGAKEDTLLAPLLLERATTDPDPGVRQVAVEQLQRYHVHLDGDAIWKAAQESSDYRVKLPLYGLVMKHAGPETRVICRMLMESMRRQDLGPYLNAALITAVGPTLPQDTLLAVVLGDRPAVERQAALTASMAQFQEKLKAGEIDQAGRDKWLVGQLRQVLASGDAGLIAAVCDRLAEERPEFLRQLLTGSVVARVREALHPVRDLETLQLLDQALARRDGREPPVHAAPPFNHPIDRARLGLLRDGQRYRIVTAKGTIVLAIEPATAPGSCVAFDSLVTAGYYDGKAFHRIVPNFVAQGGCPRGDGFGGMRWTLRTEVGPRGFVEGAVGLASAGRDTESCQFFIMLSAAPHLDGRYTRFARVISGLEVARRLEVGDVMTKVERVR, from the coding sequence ATGCGCCTCCCGATCCTGCCCCTGTTGTTGGCCGCCCTGATGGGGGGCTGTGCGGAGACCACGCCGGAGGACCGCACGGTGCCCACGCCGGGCGGCCGCTGGACCGACGCGCGCCTGCAGGCCGTGCTGGAGGCCCAGGACCATCGGCGCACGGCGGACCTCTGCGCGCTGCTGCAGGACAGCGTGGCCGGTGTGCGCGAGGCGGCGGCGCTGGCCCTGGCGAGCGTGCAGGACAGCGCGGCGCGCCCCTGCCTGCTGGCCGCCCTGCGCGATGCGGATGCGACGGTGCGCGGAGCGGTGGGCCTCGCCCTGAGCGGAGTGGCGGACAGCATGGCGCTGGCCGCCCTGCTGGCGGTGGCGGAACAGGAGCAGGATTCGATGGTGCGGGCCGGGCTGTTCGGCGTCGGGTTCGCCGCGGAGCTGCGCCTGCGGAAGCATGATCCCGACTGGTACATCAGCTACCTGGAAAGCGACCACCGCAGCATCCGCAGGCGCGCCGCACAGACCCTGTCGCGCCTGCCCCGCGAAGTGCTGGCCCCCACGGCCGCCAGCGTGCTGCACGCCGTGCAGGTGGAGCGCGACCCGGCCGTGCGGCAGTTCCTCGTGGCCTCCCTGAAGCACCACGCCACGCGCGGGGTCACCGACACCTTGCGCCGCCTGGCGGAGCACGACAGCATGCCGCAGATCCGCATCGCGGCCGTGCGGGCGCTCGGGGCCAAGGAGGACACGCTGCTGGCACCGCTGCTGCTGGAGCGCGCCACCACCGACCCGGATCCCGGTGTAAGGCAGGTGGCCGTGGAGCAGCTGCAGCGCTATCACGTGCACCTGGACGGCGATGCCATCTGGAAGGCGGCGCAGGAGAGCAGCGACTACCGGGTGAAGCTGCCGCTGTACGGGCTGGTGATGAAGCACGCCGGTCCGGAGACGCGCGTGATCTGCCGCATGCTGATGGAGAGCATGCGCCGGCAGGACCTGGGGCCCTACCTCAACGCGGCCTTGATCACGGCGGTGGGCCCCACGCTGCCGCAGGACACCCTGCTGGCGGTGGTGCTGGGAGACCGGCCCGCCGTGGAACGCCAGGCGGCGCTCACCGCGTCCATGGCGCAGTTCCAGGAGAAGCTCAAGGCCGGCGAGATCGACCAGGCGGGCCGGGACAAGTGGCTGGTGGGGCAGCTGCGGCAGGTGCTGGCCAGCGGGGATGCCGGGCTCATCGCCGCCGTGTGCGACCGGCTGGCCGAGGAACGGCCTGAATTCCTGCGGCAGCTGCTCACGGGGTCCGTGGTGGCCCGTGTGCGCGAGGCGCTGCATCCGGTGCGCGACCTGGAGACGCTGCAGCTGCTGGACCAGGCCCTGGCCCGGCGGGACGGCCGCGAGCCACCCGTGCACGCCGCGCCCCCGTTCAACCACCCGATCGATCGGGCGCGGCTGGGCCTGCTGCGCGATGGCCAGCGCTACCGCATCGTCACGGCCAAGGGCACCATCGTGCTGGCGATCGAGCCGGCCACCGCACCGGGCAGTTGCGTGGCCTTCGACTCGCTGGTCACCGCGGGCTATTACGATGGCAAGGCCTTCCACCGCATCGTGCCCAACTTCGTGGCACAGGGCGGCTGCCCGCGCGGCGACGGCTTCGGCGGCATGCGGTGGACCCTGCGCACCGAGGTGGGGCCGCGGGGCTTCGTGGAGGGCGCGGTGGGCCTGGCCTCCGCGGGACGCGACACGGAGAGCTGCCAGTTCTTCATCATGCTCTCCGCGGCCCCGCACCTGGACGGCCGCTACACGCGGTTCGCGCGGGTGATCAGCGGCTTGGAGGTGGCCCGGCGGCTCGAGGTGGGGGATGTGATGACGAAGGTGGAGCGGGTGCGGTAG
- a CDS encoding PH domain-containing protein — translation MSSQEHPLLVLTPRPWKWLRVLFICLLFVVAGWWMAHHADEPFKRGVGWFSVIFFGLGAVVSLIQLIPGSARLVATSRGIYVKTFLRSHHYAWSEIERFGVAEWTQWHGPFRQRHRMVGILFMEGSKHRSKHTRMQAWTTAITGYHAALPDNYGLRHQQLADRLNQLLVEHRP, via the coding sequence GTGTCCTCCCAGGAGCATCCCCTCCTCGTGTTGACACCACGGCCGTGGAAATGGCTGCGCGTGTTGTTCATCTGCCTGCTGTTCGTTGTGGCCGGCTGGTGGATGGCGCATCACGCGGATGAGCCGTTCAAGCGCGGTGTCGGCTGGTTCAGCGTGATCTTCTTCGGGCTTGGCGCGGTGGTGTCCTTGATCCAGCTGATCCCGGGCTCGGCACGCTTGGTCGCGACCTCAAGGGGCATTTACGTGAAGACCTTCCTGCGCAGCCACCACTACGCTTGGTCGGAGATCGAACGCTTCGGGGTGGCCGAATGGACCCAGTGGCACGGCCCGTTCCGGCAGCGGCACCGCATGGTGGGCATCCTGTTCATGGAGGGATCGAAGCACCGGTCGAAGCACACGCGCATGCAGGCCTGGACCACCGCCATCACCGGCTACCACGCTGCGCTACCGGACAATTACGGCCTCAGGCACCAGCAGCTCGCCGATCGCCTGAACCAGCTGTTGGTGGAGCATCGGCCATGA
- the lysS gene encoding lysine--tRNA ligase, with the protein MSHALSDQELVRREALQKLRALGIEPFPAAEFPVTATALQVKGLFTEEGEPAQVTIAGRLMSVRVMGKASFAVLRDHTGDQQIYVARDEVSPGEDKTLYDEVWKHLLHLGDFIGVQGHVFRTRTGEITVHVKQLTVLSKALRPLPVVKTDEQGQVHDAFTDPEQRYRMRYVDLVVNHHVKNTFLKRARIFDAMRSAFQEAGYIEVDTPVLQAIPGGAAARPFVTHHNALDVPFFLRIANELYLKRLIVGGFDGVFEFSRNFRNEGMDRTHNPEFTVMELYVAYKDYRWMMDFIEGVFSRAAIAANGAPAATFQGREISFAGPFKRITMCGSIQEKTGADVLAMDEEDVRRLCVQHGIEVAPMMGKGKLIDELFSALVQPELIQPTFVTDFPVEMSPLCKKHRTDPRLTERFELFVAGFEVANAYSELNDPIDQRERFEEQLKLQQRGDDEAMYIDQDFLRALEYGMPPTSGIGIGMDRLVMLLTDNPAIQEVLLFPQMRPEKFE; encoded by the coding sequence ATGTCCCACGCCCTCTCCGATCAGGAGCTCGTGCGCCGCGAGGCGCTGCAGAAGCTCCGCGCCCTCGGCATCGAGCCCTTCCCCGCCGCCGAATTCCCGGTGACCGCCACGGCCCTGCAGGTCAAGGGCCTGTTCACCGAGGAGGGGGAACCCGCCCAGGTGACCATCGCCGGCCGCCTGATGAGCGTGCGCGTGATGGGCAAGGCCAGTTTCGCCGTGCTGCGCGACCACACCGGCGACCAGCAGATCTACGTGGCCCGCGATGAGGTGTCGCCCGGCGAGGACAAGACGCTATACGACGAGGTGTGGAAGCACCTGCTCCATCTGGGCGACTTCATCGGGGTGCAGGGGCATGTGTTCAGGACGCGCACCGGAGAGATCACCGTGCACGTGAAGCAGCTCACTGTGCTGAGCAAGGCGCTGCGGCCCCTGCCGGTGGTGAAGACCGACGAGCAGGGCCAGGTGCACGACGCCTTCACCGACCCCGAGCAGCGCTACCGCATGCGCTACGTGGACCTGGTGGTGAACCACCACGTGAAGAACACCTTCCTGAAGCGCGCGCGGATCTTCGACGCCATGCGCAGCGCCTTTCAGGAGGCCGGCTACATCGAGGTGGACACCCCGGTGCTGCAGGCCATCCCCGGTGGCGCCGCGGCCCGCCCCTTCGTCACGCACCACAACGCGCTCGATGTGCCCTTCTTCCTGCGCATCGCCAACGAGCTCTACCTCAAGCGCCTCATCGTGGGCGGCTTCGACGGGGTGTTCGAGTTCAGCCGCAACTTCCGCAACGAAGGCATGGACCGCACCCACAACCCGGAGTTCACGGTGATGGAGCTGTACGTGGCCTACAAGGACTACCGGTGGATGATGGACTTCATCGAAGGCGTGTTCAGCCGTGCCGCCATCGCCGCGAACGGCGCGCCCGCCGCCACCTTCCAGGGCAGGGAGATCAGCTTCGCCGGACCCTTCAAGCGGATCACCATGTGCGGCAGCATCCAGGAGAAGACCGGTGCCGATGTGCTGGCGATGGACGAGGAGGACGTGCGCCGGCTGTGCGTGCAGCACGGCATCGAGGTGGCGCCCATGATGGGCAAGGGCAAGCTGATCGACGAGCTGTTCAGCGCGCTGGTGCAGCCGGAGCTCATCCAGCCCACCTTCGTCACCGACTTCCCCGTGGAGATGAGCCCGCTGTGCAAGAAGCACCGCACGGACCCCCGCCTCACCGAGCGCTTCGAGCTCTTCGTGGCCGGCTTCGAGGTGGCCAACGCCTACAGCGAGCTCAACGACCCCATCGACCAGCGCGAGCGCTTCGAGGAGCAGTTGAAGCTGCAGCAGCGCGGTGATGACGAGGCCATGTACATCGACCAGGATTTTCTGCGCGCTTTGGAGTACGGCATGCCGCCCACGAGCGGCATCGGCATCGGCATGGACCGCCTGGTGATGCTGCTCACGGACAACCCTGCGATCCAGGAGGTGCTGCTCTTTCCGCAGATGCGGCCGGAGAAGTTCGAGTAA
- a CDS encoding bifunctional phosphoglucose/phosphomannose isomerase, producing the protein MHTLIDAFPKQLKEALEIGRKAQLRTPGDPYGNVVVTGLGGSGIGGRIAAQLVHKEARCPIEVYNNYYLPGYVDHKSLVIACSYSGNTEETLAAMEQALGKGARVVVITSGGTMLETAKAKGLDHIVIPGGNPPRTMLAYSLVQQFFVLHHFGIIGDGFEGAIRSAASMLEDEKEAIKKAAQALTEQLFGKRLVIYSEASTEAVSIRFRQQVNENSKELCWHHAIPEMNHNELVGWAGGTDDIAVVIFRHKEDHERSQIRMEINKEVFRRYTPHIHDVWSRGDTAFARQLYLINLGDWVSYYWAEKKGVDPTEIAVINMLKGKLAEVK; encoded by the coding sequence ATGCACACGCTCATCGACGCTTTTCCGAAGCAACTGAAGGAAGCCCTGGAGATCGGGCGCAAGGCCCAGCTGAGAACCCCGGGCGACCCGTACGGCAACGTGGTGGTCACCGGCCTGGGCGGCAGCGGCATCGGCGGACGCATCGCCGCGCAACTGGTGCACAAGGAGGCCCGGTGCCCCATCGAGGTGTACAACAACTACTACCTGCCGGGCTATGTGGACCACAAGAGCCTGGTGATCGCCTGCAGCTACAGCGGCAACACCGAGGAGACCCTCGCCGCCATGGAGCAGGCCCTGGGCAAGGGCGCGCGCGTGGTGGTGATCACCAGCGGCGGCACCATGCTGGAGACCGCCAAGGCCAAGGGGCTGGACCACATCGTGATCCCCGGCGGCAATCCGCCCCGCACCATGCTGGCCTACTCGCTGGTGCAGCAGTTCTTCGTGCTGCATCACTTCGGCATCATCGGCGACGGCTTCGAGGGCGCGATACGCAGTGCAGCGAGCATGCTCGAGGATGAGAAGGAGGCCATCAAGAAGGCCGCACAGGCCCTCACCGAACAGCTCTTCGGCAAGCGCCTGGTGATCTACAGCGAGGCCTCCACCGAGGCGGTGAGCATCCGCTTCCGGCAGCAGGTGAACGAGAACAGCAAGGAACTGTGCTGGCACCACGCCATCCCCGAGATGAACCACAACGAACTGGTGGGCTGGGCCGGCGGCACAGACGACATCGCGGTGGTGATCTTCCGGCACAAGGAGGACCACGAGCGCAGCCAGATCCGCATGGAGATCAACAAGGAGGTGTTCCGCCGATACACCCCGCACATCCACGACGTGTGGAGCCGGGGCGACACGGCCTTCGCACGGCAGCTGTACCTCATCAACCTGGGCGACTGGGTGAGCTATTACTGGGCGGAGAAGAAGGGCGTGGACCCCACCGAGATCGCGGTGATCAACATGCTGAAGGGGAAGCTGGCGGAGGTGAAGTGA